A stretch of the Erinaceus europaeus chromosome 1, mEriEur2.1, whole genome shotgun sequence genome encodes the following:
- the LOC132542413 gene encoding caspase-8-like, translated as MELEYYTKESDSQTVYRMKSKPRGYCLIFNNHDFSVARKEVFKLHRIKDRNGTDLDTEALKNTFSSLHFEIVRYRDNTAKKIHEVMKSYQKMDHSNMDCFICCILFHGDKSIIYGSDGKEVSISELTSYFTGLNCPSLVDKPKIFFIQACQGDNYQRGISIDTDSKQEDDYLEMDSSSQKRYIPDEADFLLGMANVNDCVSY; from the coding sequence atggaattggagtattacaccaaagaatCGGATTCCCAGACAGTTTACCGGATGAAAAGCAAGCCTCGAGGGTACTGTTTGATCTTTAACAATCATGATTTTAGTGTCGCAAGGAAGGAGGTATTCAAACTTCACAGAATTAAGGACAGGAATGGAACAGACTTGGACACAGAGgctttgaaaaatacctttagTAGTCTTCACTTTGAGATAGTGCGTTACAGAGACAATACAGCAAAGAAAATCCATGAAGTTATGAAATCATATCAAAAAATGGACCACAGTAACATGGACTGCTTCATCTGCTGCATCCTCTTCCATGGAGACAAAAGCATCATTTATGGTTCTGATGGGAAGGAAGTCTCCATCAGTGAGCTGACCTCTTACTTCACTGGATTAAACTGCCCTTCCCTTGTGGACAAACCAAAGATCTTTTTCATTCAGGCTTGTCAAGGAGATAACTACCAGAGAGGTATATCTATTGACACTGACTCTAAACAGGAAGATGACTATTTAGAAATGGATTCTTCATCTCAGAAGAGATACATCCCAGACGAGGCTGACTTCCTCCTGGGCATGGCCAATGTCAACGACTGTGTTTCCTACTGA